One segment of Polaribacter huanghezhanensis DNA contains the following:
- a CDS encoding anthranilate synthase component I family protein: MQRVQKTFTVESIDEFKSKILIWAQQYDAITWLDSNQYNQKYSSFDAVLAVDEFTSIKTDYTNSFDKLKEYQSITNDYLFGYLSYDLKNDVERLSSKNFDGLHFADLYFFQPQRIIFIKGNTIKFSYLKMIDDEIDTDFEEINKVSLGFDSAQPDKSSKEIKVKLRISKDEYYQKVTTILNHINRGDIYEANFCQEFYAENATIHPLEVYHHLNAISEPPFATFLKCDHQFLLSASPERYLKREGSKVISQPIKGTAKRLISKVDDDQIAFELARDEKERSENIMIVDLVRNDLSKTAIKGSVKVEELCKVYSFKQVHQLVSTVVSEVENTTHSVDIIRETFPMGSMTGAPKVSAMKIIETQEETKRGLYSGAVGYFTPNGDFDFNVVIRSILYNEENKYISFSVGGAITAKSTPEKEYEECLLKAKAMKYALTNSK; the protein is encoded by the coding sequence ATGCAAAGAGTACAAAAAACGTTTACTGTTGAATCTATTGATGAATTTAAATCAAAAATCTTGATTTGGGCGCAACAATATGATGCCATTACTTGGTTAGATTCTAATCAATACAATCAGAAGTACTCTTCTTTTGATGCCGTGTTGGCTGTGGATGAATTTACCTCCATCAAAACAGATTACACCAATTCTTTTGATAAATTGAAAGAATATCAGTCTATTACAAACGATTATTTGTTTGGATATTTGAGTTACGATTTAAAAAACGATGTAGAAAGACTTTCTTCTAAGAATTTTGATGGATTGCATTTTGCCGACTTGTATTTTTTTCAGCCTCAACGGATTATTTTTATCAAAGGAAACACCATCAAATTCTCTTATTTAAAAATGATTGATGATGAAATTGATACCGATTTTGAAGAGATAAACAAAGTTTCTTTAGGTTTCGACTCCGCTCAACCTGACAAATCATCCAAAGAAATAAAAGTCAAGTTGAGAATTTCTAAAGACGAATATTATCAAAAAGTTACTACTATTTTAAATCATATCAACAGAGGAGACATTTACGAAGCCAATTTTTGCCAAGAGTTTTATGCAGAAAACGCAACGATACATCCTTTAGAAGTGTACCATCATTTAAATGCAATTTCTGAACCACCTTTTGCTACTTTTTTAAAGTGCGACCATCAGTTTTTATTGTCGGCATCGCCAGAAAGATATCTTAAAAGAGAAGGATCAAAAGTAATTTCTCAACCGATAAAAGGAACCGCAAAAAGATTGATTAGCAAAGTGGATGATGATCAAATTGCTTTTGAATTGGCAAGAGACGAAAAAGAACGTTCAGAAAATATTATGATTGTAGATTTGGTAAGAAATGACTTATCAAAAACGGCGATAAAAGGTTCTGTAAAAGTTGAAGAATTGTGTAAAGTTTATTCTTTTAAGCAAGTACATCAATTAGTTTCTACAGTAGTTTCTGAAGTAGAAAACACAACGCATTCTGTTGATATTATTAGAGAAACGTTTCCGATGGGAAGCATGACTGGTGCGCCAAAAGTTTCTGCAATGAAAATTATTGAAACGCAAGAAGAAACCAAACGCGGATTGTATTCTGGTGCTGTTGGTTATTTTACTCCGAATGGTGATTTTGATTTTAATGTAGTGATTAGAAGCATTTTATACAACGAAGAAAACAAGTATATTTCCTTTTCTGTTGGTGGCGCAATTACAGCAAAATCTACTCCAGAAAAAGAATACGAAGAATGTTTATTAAAAGCCAAAGCCATGAAATATGCGCTAACTAATTCTAAATAA
- a CDS encoding sodium:solute symporter family protein, whose amino-acid sequence MVSLSTLDYILIISFFVITLFIGIYVSKKSGKNSTEYFLSGRTMPWWLLGLSMVATTFSTDTPNFVTNVVRVNGVSGNWSWWAFLITGLLTVFVYAKLWRKSNVKTDLEFYEIRYGGKPAKFLRKFRAIYLGVIFNVITMSAVTLAAIKIGGIMLGLEPWQTVISAGLITAIFSVVGGFKGVVYTDFILFFVAMAGAIGAAYYLVNIPEVGGIEALLANENVADKLSILPDFNNTEALITLLIIPLAVQWWSSWYPGAEPGGGGYIAQRMLAAKDENHAIGATFFFNIMHYALRPWPWILVALASLVVFPDLASIHQAFPNIPADKLGHDLAYSAMLTKLPSGLLGVVLASLIAAYMSTISTQLNWGSSYIVFDFYKQQINPNASEKKLVAVGRISTVLLMVISAIMALLMQDALQLFNLLLVFGAGTGLIFILRWFWWRINAWSEISAMFASGIVSLILTIPTIDSYLFDAESGILPAWAKFLIVVGVTSAVWLISMLLTKPESDEVLQNFYKKTQPGGPGWKSVIATAKENNITLVDENEKGWSVPSGIIAMLLGCVLIYSIMFSTGYWIYGETTLAISTTISAIVSGYLLTKTWKKIKATVL is encoded by the coding sequence ATGGTTTCATTAAGTACTCTTGATTATATTTTAATTATTTCCTTTTTTGTAATTACTTTATTTATTGGAATTTATGTTTCAAAAAAATCCGGTAAAAACTCCACCGAATATTTTTTATCAGGAAGAACAATGCCTTGGTGGTTATTGGGTTTGTCGATGGTTGCAACAACATTTTCTACTGATACACCAAACTTTGTAACCAATGTTGTTCGTGTAAACGGAGTTTCTGGAAACTGGTCTTGGTGGGCATTTTTAATTACGGGTTTATTAACTGTTTTTGTCTATGCAAAATTATGGCGTAAGTCGAATGTGAAAACAGATTTAGAGTTTTATGAAATTCGTTATGGAGGAAAACCAGCAAAGTTTTTAAGAAAGTTTAGAGCCATTTATTTAGGTGTAATTTTTAATGTGATTACAATGTCTGCGGTAACATTAGCAGCCATAAAAATAGGCGGAATTATGTTGGGTTTAGAGCCTTGGCAAACGGTTATTAGCGCCGGATTAATAACTGCTATTTTTAGCGTTGTTGGCGGATTTAAAGGCGTTGTTTATACGGATTTTATTTTATTTTTTGTTGCAATGGCAGGTGCTATCGGAGCAGCCTATTACTTGGTAAATATTCCTGAAGTTGGTGGTATTGAAGCATTGTTAGCAAATGAGAATGTTGCTGATAAATTATCCATTCTACCGGATTTTAATAATACAGAAGCACTCATTACACTATTAATAATTCCGTTAGCTGTGCAATGGTGGAGTTCTTGGTATCCAGGGGCAGAGCCTGGGGGTGGCGGATATATAGCACAACGAATGTTGGCGGCGAAAGACGAAAATCATGCAATTGGAGCAACCTTCTTTTTTAATATTATGCATTATGCATTACGTCCTTGGCCGTGGATTCTTGTTGCGTTGGCTTCTCTTGTAGTTTTTCCAGATTTGGCAAGTATTCATCAAGCTTTTCCTAATATTCCTGCAGATAAATTAGGACATGATTTAGCATACTCTGCCATGTTGACAAAATTACCAAGCGGGTTATTAGGTGTTGTTTTAGCGTCTTTAATTGCTGCGTATATGAGTACCATTTCAACGCAGTTAAATTGGGGTTCGTCTTATATTGTATTTGATTTTTATAAACAACAAATCAATCCAAATGCATCAGAAAAAAAACTAGTTGCAGTGGGTAGAATATCTACAGTATTGTTAATGGTTATAAGTGCAATAATGGCATTATTGATGCAAGATGCATTGCAACTTTTTAACCTATTATTAGTTTTTGGTGCTGGTACAGGGTTAATTTTTATTCTTCGATGGTTTTGGTGGCGTATCAATGCGTGGAGCGAAATATCAGCAATGTTTGCTTCTGGTATTGTTTCATTAATCTTAACAATTCCTACGATAGATTCTTATTTGTTTGATGCTGAAAGCGGAATACTCCCAGCTTGGGCAAAGTTTTTAATTGTTGTTGGAGTTACTAGTGCTGTTTGGCTAATCTCAATGTTGTTAACCAAACCTGAAAGCGATGAAGTTCTACAAAATTTTTACAAGAAAACACAACCGGGAGGGCCAGGATGGAAATCTGTTATTGCAACTGCAAAAGAAAATAATATCACATTGGTAGATGAAAATGAAAAAGGATGGAGTGTTCCATCTGGTATAATTGCGATGCTATTAGGTTGTGTGCTTATTTATAGCATTATGTTCAGTACAGGATATTGGATTTATGGAGAAACTACCTTGGCAATTAGTACTACTATTTCTGCAATTGTTTCTGGATATTTATTAACCAAGACTTGGAAAAAAATAAAAGCGACCGTTCTTTAA
- the lpdA gene encoding dihydrolipoyl dehydrogenase — MKYDIIVIGSGPGGYIAAIRASQLGKKVAIIEKYSTLGGTCTNVGCIPSKALLDSSHHFYDASKHFDDHGIVISPPKINFKKMIDRKAGIVETTTGGIKYLMDKNNVDVFEGLGSFVDATHVKIAKNDGSSATIEGTNIIIATGSKPTTLPFITLDKERIITSTEALKLNEIPEHLVVIGGGVIGLELGSVYKRLGAEVTVVEYADKITPTMDADVSKELQKVLKKQGIKFAVSHGVTSVERNGNEVLVKATDKKDREIEFKGDYCLVAVGRKPYTEGLGLENAGVQLNKRNQVEVNDHLQTNISNIYAIGDVVQGAMLAHKAEEEGVVVAEYLAGQKPHIDYNLIPGVVYTWPEVAAVGKTEDELKTAGVDYKVGKFSMRALGRSRASGDLDGFVKILADKTTDEILGVHIVGARAADLIMEAAVAMEFRASAEDLARICHGHPTYSEAIKEAAKTAWDGKPLNA; from the coding sequence ATGAAATACGACATCATCGTTATTGGTTCTGGTCCTGGAGGATATATCGCTGCAATCAGAGCTTCTCAATTAGGTAAAAAAGTTGCAATTATTGAAAAATATTCAACCTTAGGAGGTACTTGTACAAATGTTGGATGTATTCCTTCAAAAGCGCTGTTAGATTCTTCGCATCATTTTTATGATGCATCTAAGCATTTTGATGATCACGGAATTGTTATTAGTCCACCAAAAATCAACTTTAAAAAAATGATTGATCGTAAAGCCGGAATTGTTGAAACAACTACTGGTGGAATCAAATATTTAATGGATAAAAACAATGTGGATGTTTTTGAAGGATTGGGTTCTTTTGTGGATGCAACTCATGTGAAAATCGCAAAAAATGATGGTTCTTCAGCAACGATTGAAGGAACAAATATTATTATTGCAACTGGTTCAAAACCTACTACATTACCTTTTATCACTTTAGATAAAGAGCGAATTATTACTTCTACGGAAGCCTTAAAATTAAATGAAATTCCTGAGCACCTAGTTGTAATTGGCGGTGGTGTTATTGGTTTGGAATTAGGATCAGTTTATAAACGTCTAGGAGCAGAAGTTACCGTAGTTGAATATGCAGATAAGATCACACCAACCATGGATGCTGATGTTTCTAAAGAGTTGCAAAAGGTGCTAAAAAAACAAGGAATCAAATTTGCTGTGAGTCACGGAGTGACTTCTGTTGAGAGAAATGGCAATGAAGTACTTGTAAAAGCTACAGATAAAAAAGACAGAGAAATTGAGTTTAAAGGCGATTATTGTTTAGTTGCTGTTGGACGAAAACCATATACTGAAGGTTTAGGTTTAGAAAATGCTGGCGTACAATTAAATAAGAGAAATCAAGTTGAAGTAAACGATCATCTACAAACAAATATTTCAAACATTTATGCCATTGGCGATGTTGTTCAAGGTGCTATGTTAGCGCATAAAGCAGAAGAAGAAGGCGTTGTTGTTGCTGAATATTTAGCGGGACAAAAACCACATATCGATTATAATTTAATTCCTGGTGTTGTGTATACTTGGCCAGAAGTTGCCGCAGTTGGTAAAACAGAAGACGAATTAAAAACTGCTGGTGTAGATTACAAAGTAGGAAAATTCTCAATGCGCGCTTTAGGAAGATCTAGAGCAAGTGGAGACTTGGATGGGTTTGTAAAAATATTAGCTGATAAAACTACGGATGAAATTTTAGGAGTTCATATTGTTGGAGCAAGAGCTGCAGATTTAATTATGGAAGCTGCGGTTGCAATGGAATTTAGAGCATCCGCAGAAGATTTAGCTAGAATTTGTCATGGTCATCCAACCTATTCTGAAGCAATAAAAGAAGCTGCAAAAACTGCTTGGGACGGAAAACCATTAAATGCTTAG
- a CDS encoding heme-binding domain-containing protein encodes MKILKKIGRTLLFILIVVQFFSPEKNEGDVTSLTTFVEETNPPDEVHKIMKTSCFDCHSNSTRYPWYSNITPVNYWMADHVKEGKKELNFSKWGNYSLKRKEHKMKEFYEQVEKKEMPLDSYTWTHSDANLTDAQIKIIVDWAKGVQSNYAAQLKAN; translated from the coding sequence ATGAAAATTTTAAAAAAAATAGGCAGGACATTGTTATTCATTTTGATAGTTGTTCAGTTTTTTAGCCCAGAAAAAAACGAAGGAGATGTAACTTCTTTAACAACTTTTGTAGAGGAGACAAATCCGCCAGATGAAGTGCATAAAATAATGAAAACATCTTGCTTTGATTGTCATTCAAATTCTACTCGGTATCCTTGGTATAGCAATATAACTCCAGTTAATTACTGGATGGCAGATCATGTTAAAGAAGGTAAAAAGGAACTCAATTTTTCTAAATGGGGCAATTATTCTTTGAAGCGTAAAGAGCATAAAATGAAAGAGTTTTATGAACAAGTTGAAAAGAAAGAAATGCCATTAGATTCTTATACTTGGACACATTCTGACGCAAATTTAACGGATGCTCAAATCAAAATAATTGTAGATTGGGCAAAAGGAGTTCAGTCTAATTATGCAGCACAACTAAAAGCAAACTAA
- a CDS encoding glycosyltransferase family 4 protein — MIHQSVLIIGAVWVEPNSSAAGSRMLQLIELFLKQNFTITFATTTQKTAKAFDLKSIDVNEVSIELNSSTFDDFVKELNPTIVVFDRFMIEEQFGWRVAENCPNAIRILDTEDLHCLRKVREESIKKQENFTIEKLVTSDIAKREIAAILRCDLSLIISTFEMELLETIFKIEKQILHHIPFLLHRIEENDVEKWKPFQERSHFTIIGNFLHAPNVDAVLLLKNTIWKQIRKQLPKAELHIYGAYATQQILQLHNVQEGFLVKGYTTNPKEIVNNCKVVLAPLRFGAGIKGKLTEAMLCGPPSVTTSIGAEGMHDDLPWNGFVEDDFILFAEKAVALYTDENLWNRSQKNGIQIINQLYDKEKISGQFINRLVLLQKNIVHHRIQNFMGSLVQHQTLQSTKYMSKWIEEKNKN, encoded by the coding sequence TTGATTCATCAATCTGTTTTAATCATTGGGGCTGTTTGGGTTGAGCCAAATTCTTCGGCAGCAGGAAGTAGAATGCTACAATTAATTGAGTTGTTTTTAAAGCAAAACTTTACCATTACATTTGCAACAACGACACAAAAAACAGCCAAAGCATTTGATTTAAAATCGATTGATGTAAATGAAGTTTCTATTGAATTAAATTCATCGACTTTTGATGATTTCGTGAAAGAGTTAAATCCAACAATTGTTGTTTTTGATCGCTTTATGATAGAGGAGCAATTTGGTTGGCGAGTAGCAGAAAATTGCCCAAATGCAATCAGAATTTTAGACACAGAAGATTTACATTGTTTGCGAAAAGTTAGAGAGGAGTCCATAAAAAAACAAGAGAATTTTACAATTGAAAAATTAGTAACTTCTGATATTGCTAAACGAGAAATCGCAGCAATTTTACGGTGTGATTTGTCTTTAATCATTTCTACTTTTGAAATGGAATTGCTAGAAACTATTTTTAAAATTGAGAAGCAAATTTTACATCACATCCCTTTTTTGTTACATAGAATTGAGGAAAATGATGTGGAAAAATGGAAGCCTTTTCAAGAGAGAAGTCATTTTACAATTATCGGTAATTTTTTACACGCCCCAAATGTTGATGCCGTTTTATTGCTAAAAAACACGATTTGGAAACAGATAAGAAAACAACTCCCAAAAGCAGAATTACATATTTATGGAGCTTATGCAACGCAGCAAATTTTGCAATTACACAATGTGCAAGAAGGATTTTTAGTAAAAGGCTACACAACAAATCCGAAAGAAATTGTAAACAACTGTAAAGTCGTTTTAGCACCGTTGCGTTTTGGCGCAGGAATAAAAGGTAAACTAACAGAAGCAATGTTGTGTGGTCCGCCAAGTGTAACAACAAGTATTGGCGCAGAAGGAATGCACGATGATTTACCTTGGAATGGTTTTGTAGAAGATGATTTTATCCTTTTTGCAGAAAAAGCGGTTGCATTATATACTGATGAAAACTTGTGGAACCGATCTCAGAAAAATGGAATTCAAATCATTAATCAATTGTATGATAAAGAAAAAATTAGTGGGCAATTTATAAATCGGTTAGTATTGCTTCAAAAAAATATTGTACATCATAGAATTCAAAATTTCATGGGAAGTTTAGTACAACATCAAACATTACAAAGCACAAAGTACATGAGTAAATGGATTGAAGAAAAAAACAAAAATTAA